One genomic window of Punica granatum isolate Tunisia-2019 chromosome 1, ASM765513v2, whole genome shotgun sequence includes the following:
- the LOC116214486 gene encoding upstream activation factor subunit UAF30 — MAGTSHLTRALGGGSRALMAAAKGSNTSGLPKLKGKSKATTPSASSELGKFMGIPEKPRSDTSILISKFIKLHTRQNPGVKKDILCEEKLKSVLEGKDSVGIAEIVKLLSQKPARPV, encoded by the exons ATGGCGGGTACTAGTCATCTAACAAGGGCATTGGGTGGAGGAAGCAGGGCTTTAATGGCGGCTGCAAAGGGGAGCAACACCAGCGGACTGCCCAAACTCAAAGGAAAGAGCAAAGCAACGACGCCGTCGGCTTCATCGGAGCTCGGCAAGTTCATGGGCATACCCGAGAAGCCTCGCTCTGACACCTCCATCTTGATCTCCAAGTTCATCAAACTCCACACCCGCCAG AATCCCGGAGTCAAGAAGGACATCCTCTGCGAGGAGAAGTTGAAGAGTGTATTAGAGGGGAAAGACTCTGTTGGTATAGCAGAAATTGTCAAACTGCTGTCTCAGAAGCCTGCCCGACCCGTCTAA
- the LOC116192733 gene encoding ABC transporter G family member 14 — protein MPLHSIAPKPENFPATPSPDATPLSPSPSEMSQPPTPPLDGTAVLAYPVQPNINSQSLIQVATFPITLKFEEVVYKVKVEHKGGSSWCGGTWSTQEKTILNGVTGMVCPGEILAMLGPSGSGKTTLLTALGGRLSGKLSGKITYNGQPFSGSVKRRTGFVTQDDVLYPHLTVLETLLFTALLRLPNSLNRDEKLRHVEGIISELGLGRCQNSMIGGPLFRGISGGEKKRVSIGQEMIINPSLLLLDEPTSGLDSTTAQRIINTVKRLAAGGRTVVTTIHQPSSRLYHMFDKVVLLSEGSPIYYGPASTALDYFSSIGFSTSMTVNPADLLLDLANGLSPDSKNAIDQVESTDQEKKAVRDTLLSAYDKNISTRLKAELCTIDVSSYTFVKGRDTRSEQWCTSWWHQFKVLLQRGLRERRFESFNRLRIFQVISVAVLGGLLWWHTPTSHIADRIALLFFFSVFWGFYPLYNAVFTFPQERRMLLKEKNSGMYHLSSYFISRTVGDLPLELALPTAFVFIIYWMGGLRPDPITFILSLLIVLYSVLVSQSLGLAFGAILMDVKQATTLASVTTLVFLIAGGYYVQQIPPFIEWLKYLSYSYYCYRLLLGVQYNEDDHYECSKGQFCRVGDFPPVKAVGLNNLWIDVCIMGLMLMGYRLIAYVALHRVLR, from the exons ATGCCTCTCCACTCCATAGCACCGAAACCGGAAAATTTCCCTGCCACTCCCTCGCCGGACGCCACTCCTCTATCGCCATCGCCTTCAGAGATGTCCCAGCCCCCAACACCACCCCTTGACGGCACGGCTGTCCTGGCTTACCCGGTTCAGCCCAATATCAATAGCCAATCTCTTATTCAAGTAGCCACGTTTCCAATAACTCTAAAG TTTGAGGAGGTTGTGTACAAGGTTAAGGTGGAGCACAAAGGAGGATCTTCGTGGTGTGGCGGGACGTGGAGCACGCAGGAGAAGACCATCCTCAATGGGGTGACCGGGATGGTCTGCCCTGGCGAAATCCTGGCGATGCTGGGACCGTCGGGCAGTGGCAAAACCACCCTCCTTACTGCCCTCGGGGGCCGCCTCTCGGGCAAGCTCTCAGGCAAGATCACTTACAACGGGCAGCCCTTCTCGGGTTCGGTCAAGAGGCGGACGGGTTTTGTGACCCAGGATGATGTCCTCTACCCTCACCTCACTGTCCTCGAGACCCTCCTCTTCACGGCCCTCCTGAGGCTTCCCAATAGCCTCAACCGGGATGAGAAGCTCCGCCACGTGGAAGGAATCATCTCTGAGCTCGGGCTGGGCCGTTGCCAGAACAGCATGATTGGTGGGCCCCTCTTCCGTGGTATATCCGGTGGCGAGAAGAAGCGGGTCAGCATCGGGCAGGAGATGATCATAAACCCGAGCCTGCTCCTCCTCGACGAGCCCACCTCAGGATTGGACTCGACCACTGCACAGAGGATCATAAACACTGTGAAGCGGCTCGCTGCTGGTGGGAGGACCGTCGTGACCACCATCCACCAGCCCTCGAGCCGCCTATACCACATGTTCGACAAGGTTGTCCTGCTTTCAGAGGGCAGCCCTATCTACTATGGGCCTGCATCGACAGCCTTGGACTATTTCTCCTCCATCGGCTTCTCCACCTCGATGACAGTCAATCCTGCTGACCTCTTGCTCGACCTTGCCAATG GACTCAGCCCTGACTCAAAAAATGCGATTGATCAAGTCGAGAGCACGGACCAGGAGAAGAAGGCTGTCAGGGACACACTCCTATCTGCATACGACAAGAACATCTCCACCAGGCTAAAAGCCGAGCTCTGCACAATCGACGTGAGTAGCTACACCTTCGTAAAAG GGCGTGATACGAGGTCTGAGCAGTGGTGCACGAGCTGGTGGCATCAATTCAAGGTCCTTCTACAGAGGGGATTGAGGGAGCGGAGATTCGAATCCTTTAATCGGCTTAGAATCTTCCAAGTCATAAGTGTCGCTGTATTGGGAGGGCTCTTATGGTGGCACACTCCGACTTCTCACATTGCAGATCGC ATTGccctgctcttcttcttctcggtCTTCTGGGGCTTCTACCCGCTCTACAATGCAGTCTTCACCTTCCCGCAGGAGCGGAGGATGCTACTTAAGGAAAAGAACTCAGGGATGTACCACCTCTCCTCCTACTTCATCTCCCGTACAGTTGGGGACCTTCCTCTTGAGCTCGCCCTCCCAACAGCCTTCGTCTTTATAATCTACTGGATGGGCGGACTGAGGCCCGACCCTATCACATTTATCCTCTCCCTCCTCATTGTCCTCTACTCCGTGCTAGTCTCCCAGAGCCTGGGCCTGGCCTTCGGTGCAATCCTAATGGATGTGAAGCAGGCGACAACCTTAGCCTCTGTCACAACGCTCGTGTTCCTCATTGCCGGAGGTTACTATGTTCAACAGATCCCCCCGTTCATCGAGTGGCTCAAGTACTTGAGCTACAGTTACTACTGTTACCGGCTCCTCCTAGGTGTTCAGTACAACGAGGATGATCACTACGAGTGCTCAAAGGGGCAGTTCTGTCGTGTTGGGGACTTCCCCCCGGTCAAGGCCGTGGGACTGAACAACTTGTGGATCGACGTGTGCATCATGGGTCTCATGTTGATGGGCTACCGACTCATCGCATATGTCGCACTGCATCGGGTGCTGAGGTGA
- the LOC116214465 gene encoding uncharacterized protein LOC116214465: MKIIKANDGPLTNFEVLDYLRSRGASKEVAVTVAPSEYKVFEYLVETAACNQTREHVTDFVQKVKTYNLAKAEVLNIINIRPPLPVGIFTIVENCDARLGEAAAEELAEMVSETLPPPLAQPEIQDADQLDETIADGNPQPIADSDGEAA; the protein is encoded by the exons ATGAAAAT AATAAAAGCCAATGATGGTCCTCTTACAAATTTTGAGGTACTGGACTATTTGCGGTCAAGAGGGGCTTCCAAGGAGGTTGCCGTCACAGTTGCCCCATCAGAGTATAAG GTTTTTGAGTATTTGGTCGAGACTGCTGCATGCAATCAGACAAGAGAGCATGTGACCGACTTTGTGCAAAAGGTCAAGACATACAACCTTGCAAAGGCGGAGGTGCTTAACATAATAAACATTAGGCCTCCACTACCTGTTGGAATTTTCACG ATTGTGGAGAATTGTGACGCTCGTTTGGGTGAAGCCGCAGCTGAAGAGCTTGCAGAGATGGTCTCTGAAACTTTGCCCCCTCCTCTGGCGCAGCCAGAGATTCAAGATGCTGACCAGCTGGACGAAACTATAGCAGATGGCAATCCACAGCCGATTGCTGATTCTGATGGAGAAGCAGCTTAA
- the LOC116214423 gene encoding F-box protein SKIP31-like, which produces MTMSDDENESLAHFLESEVLSEMSDQEEPDPDEPEAKRPCFEEEGDRRNDDNDDGDNQVGSSSSSSSRSAAPLRVESGNIGRIPPELFPHILKFLSCEDLVSCSLACRCLNFAASDESLWRRLYCMRWGLLPLTNTPRQCPWKKLYVQRDGEDMVGLLKNCQPEFKGYYMQMQAAKRSQAPLPSQVKDDRILFDKTVADQVSIWKRNNGFTDKVILDHACSGETCSYYRIGDAFVCEETGNVHVCDDTCREVDMDPTNELLVCKISGHCFDRMLSPSEMEPDADQQGGAATDEAEPFMGSGRFARAYLLGYNCADEKELEDALRFC; this is translated from the exons ATGACGATGTCGGACGACGAGAACGAGAGCCTCGCACATTTCCTCGAGTCCGAGGTGCTCTCTGAGATGTCGGATCAG GAGGAGCCCGACCCTGATGAGCCGGAAGCCAAAAGGCCTTGCTTTGAAGAAGAGGGAGACCGGAGGAACGATGACAACGACGATGGAGACAACCAAGtcggcagcagcagcagcagcagcagcagaagcGCAGCGCCGTTGAGGGTTGAGAGCGGAAATATCGGCAGAATCCCTCCGGAGCTCTTCCCTCACATCCTCAAGTTTCTCTCTTGCGAG GATCTGGTGTCGTGCTCGCTGGCGTGCAGATGTCTGAATTTCGCTGCATCCGATGAATCCTTGTGGCGTCGCCT CTACTGCATGCGTTGGGGTCTTTTGCCTCTTACAAATACCCCTCGACAATGTCCATGGAAGAAGCTCTATGTTCAG CGTGATGGGGAGGACATGGTTGGACTCCTCAAGAATTGCCAGCCCGAGTTCAAAGGTTATTACATGCAAATGCAAGCAGCAAAGAGAAGCCAGGCACCCCTTCCTTCTCAG GTGAAGGATGATCGAATACTTTTTGACAAGACGGTTGCAGACCAAGTTTCTATCTGGAAAAGGAACAACGGTTTCACTGATAAGGTCATACTTGACCATGCCTGTTCCGGTGAAACTTGTTCTTACTACCGGATTGGAGATGCTTTTGTTTGTGAGGAGACTGGGAATGTTCATG TCTGTGATGATACGTGCAGAGAAGTCGATATGGACCCTACCAATGAACTGTTGGTGTGCAAGATATCAGGGCATTGTTTCGATAGGATGTTGTCACCCTCTGAAATGGAACCGGACGCT GATCAGCAAGGGGGGGCAGCGACAGATGAAGCTGAACCATTCATGGGGTCTGGTCGATTCG CGCGGGCTTATTTGTTAGGATACAATTGTGCCGACGAGAAGGAGTTGGAAGATGCTTTGAGGTTCTGCTGA